A section of the Papio anubis isolate 15944 chromosome 4, Panubis1.0, whole genome shotgun sequence genome encodes:
- the LOC108584862 gene encoding keratin-associated protein 12-2 — protein MCHTSCSSGCQPACCVSSPCQASCCVPVGCQSSVCVPMSFKPAVCVPVSCQSSVCVPVSCQSSVCVPVSCRPIVYAAPSCQSSVCVPVSCRPVVYAAPSCQSSGCCQPSCASVLCRPISCGIPSCC, from the coding sequence atgtgCCATACCAGCTGCTCCTCAGGCTGCCAGCCAGCCTGCTGCGTGTCCAGTCCCTGCCAGGCATCCTGCTGCGTGCCTGTGGGCTGCCAGTCCTCCGTGTGTGTGCCCATGAGCTTCAAGCCagctgtgtgtgtgcctgtgagctGCCAGTCCtccgtgtgtgtgcctgtgagctGCCAGTCCtccgtgtgtgtgcctgtgagctGCAGGCCCATTGTGTATGCGGCCCCCTCCTGCCAGTCCtccgtgtgtgtgcctgtgagctGCAGGCCCGTCGTGTATGCGGCTCCCTCCTGCCAGTCCTCCGGGTGCTGCCAGCCCTCCTGCGCCAGCGTCCTCTGCAGACCCATCTCCTGCGGCATCCCTTCCTGCTGCTGA